Genomic segment of Rhodococcus rhodochrous:
CGTCGCCGACATCGAGGCCGCCGGCGGCAAAGCTGTCGCGGTGGTGGGCGACGTCCGGAAGGAGGACGATGTCCAGCGGGCCGTCGACACAGCGCTCGAACGGTTCGGCGGCGTGGACATCTGCGTCAACAACGCCAGCGCCATCGCCACCGAACCCACCGAATCCCTCTCGGTGAAGAAGTACGACCTGATGCAGGAGATCAACTGCCGCGGAACGTTCCTGCTCTCCAAGGCGGCGCTGCCGCACCTGCGGGAGTCGCCCAACCCGCACATCCTCACCATCGCCCCGCCGGTCAACATGAACCCGCACTGGCTCGGCGTGCACCCCTCGTACACGCTGTCGAAGTACGGAATGTCGCTGCTCACTCTGGGATTCGCGGCCGAATACGCCGACGCGGGCGTCGCGGCGAACTGCCTGTGGCCCGAGACCTACATCGCGACCTCCGCCGTGGCCAACACCCCCGACGGTGAAGCGCTGCTCGCCGCCTCCCGCAGCCCGGAGATCATGGCCGACGCCGCGGTCGAGATCCTCTCGCGACCGGCGAAGGAGACCACTGGGCAGTGCTTCGTCGACGCCGACGTCCTGGCCGAGGCCGGGGTAACGGACCTGTCGCGGTACGGCGGCGGCGACAACCCGCGCTGGGACTTCTTCCTCGACAAGGACTGACGTTCAGTTCCGACGGACGCGGACGGCGGTGCCGGCACACAGCACGACGACGGCACCGCCCGCCACCACCGCCCAGGTCAACGGTTCTCCCAGCAGCCAGGCGGCCCAGCCGACCGTCATGATCGGCTGGGTCAGTTGCACCTGCCCGACCCGCGCCATCGGCCCGATCGCCAGGCCTCGATACCACGCGAAGAACCCGAGGAACATGCTGACGATGCCGAGATAGGCGAACGACGCCCAGTGCGTCACCCCGCCCTGCGGCACTCCGTCGGCGAGCGAGACCAGGGTGAGGGTCACCATCAGCGGCGACCCCAGCACCAGCGCCCACGAGATCGTCTGCCACGCACCGATCTCCCGCGCCAGCAGTCCGCCTTCCGCGTAACCGACGGCTGCGGCGACCACCGCGCCGAGCAACAGCAGATCGGCTCGCCCGAATCCCGCGACACCTCCGCCGCGCAGCCCCGCGAAGGCCATGACGGCGACCGTCCCTGCACCCGCCGCGACCCAGAACGGGATCGGCGGCCGTTCGTGGGCCCGCAACACCGCGACCACCGCGGTCGCGGCCGGAAGGATCGCGATGACGATCGCGCTGTGGTTCGCCGGTGCCGTGGTCAGGGCGTACGAGGTGAGCATGGGAAATCCGATCACCACCCCACCCGTGACGACGGCGATCCTGCGCCACTGATGCGTGTTCGGGAGTCGTTGTCCCGTGAGCGCGAGTGCCGGAGCGGCGAGAACCGCCGCGACGACCGCGCGGCCGGCGGCGACGAACAGCGGTGACATCGCTCCACTTTCGACGGCGATGCGAGTGAGCGGCACGGTCAGGGAGAAACCTGCGACGCCGAGCAGACCCCAGGCGAGCCCGCGAGGATCGGGCGATAGCACTGGCCGGTCGGATACGATAGCGCTACTCTTTGCTCTCATGTCGAACAGTAGCAGTTCCCAACTCGTTGCGGAACTGACCCGGTGGATCGCCACTGCCGCACCCGGCGCCCGGTTGCCGTCGACGAGATCGCTCGTCGCGCAGTACGGCGTCAGCCCCGTCACGGTGCAGAAGGCACTGAAGACACTCCAGACCCGGGGGCTCGTGGAGAGCCGCACAGGAGTCGGCACCTTCGTCCGGCAGATCCGCACGTCGAACACGATCGACCACAGCTGGCAGACGGAAGCGCTCGGAACGGCACCGCCGCTCCCCCGCGCCTCCGCCGCCCTGCGCACCGTGCCCAACGACGTGATCACGCTCCACTCCGGCTATCCCGACCGCACACTGCTCCCCGAACGCCTTGTCCGCGGAGCGTATTCACGCGCATCCCGCAGCGATGCCGCCGTCGGACGGACACCGGCGGCGGGACTTCCCGAACTGCAGGCGTGGTTCGCCGCGGAACTGACGGAAGCGACGGATGCACGCACCGCCCCGCCGTCCGCGGGCGACGTGATCATCACCCCCGGCAGCCAGAGCGGACTCGGGTCGATCTTCCGCGCGCTCGTCGGCGCCGGCAATCCCCTCGTCGTGGAGTCACCGACCTATTGGGGTGCGATCCTCGCGGCCACGAAGGCGGGTGTGCAGCTCGTCCCGGTTTCCAGCGGACCCAACGGACCCGATCCCGACGAACTGGCCCGCGCCTTCGACCGGACCCGGGCGCGTGCCTTCTACGCGCAACCGAACTTCGCGAATCCCACCGGGGCGCAATGGTCGTCGTCGACCGGTGATCGGGTCCTCGACGTCGTGCGCAATGCGGGAGCATTCGTCATCGAGGACGACTGGGCCCACGACTTCGGGATCTCGACCGAGTCCGTTCCGCTCTTCGCACGCGACGACTCCGGCCACGTCGTCTACGTCCGCTCACTGACCAAGAGTGTCGCGCCGTCGGTGCGGGTCGCGGCGATCGTCGCGCGAGGACCCGCTCGCGAACGCATCCTCGCCGACGTGCAGGCCGAATCCGTCTATGTGAGCGGCGTTCTCCAGACGGTCGCGCTCGACGTCGTCACCCAGCCGGCATGGCAGACCCATCTGCGGGCTGTTCGTCGCGAGCTCGAATCGCGCCGCAACCTCCTGGCGAGCGAACTTCGCGAGCTTGCACCGGATGTGGATGTCGACGGACTGCCGCCCGGTGGGCTCAACCTGTGGGGCAGGCTCCCGGACGACGTCGACGCCGAGGTCGTCGCGCGCGAGTGCGAGGCAGCCGGGGTGCTCGTCGCGGCGGGCGGCGAATGGTTCCCGGCGGAGCCCACCGGTCAGTACCTCCGGCTCAACTTCGCAGGACCGAATCCGGCGGCCTTCCGGGAGGCCGCCCGGGTCATCGGGCGAGTCGTCTCCGGCGGGTGAGGACGGGCGGTCATCACCGGCTCGTGCGGCGCCGGCGGGTCCTCCTCACCCGAGTGCGTTCGTCCTCCGTGAGCCCGCCCCAGATCCCGTAGCGTTCACCCGAATCGAGGGCGTACTGCAGGCACTTCTCCCGCACCGGACAACGAGCGCAGACCTTCTTGGCCGAGGCCATGCGGTTCTCCCTCGCGTCGCCCCGCTCGTTGTCCGGGTGGAAGAACAACGAGCCGTCCGCGTCACGACAAGCCGCGTCCATCTGCCAATCCCATTCCTCGGCAACGGGAGGCGGCAGATAGAGCAACTTCAGCGCGGGCATGTCCTACCTCCCTCCGTCGCGCAGGGTGCGATAGATCTCGATCAGGTGATCGGTCGACGCGTCGCCGGTATCGGGGCTCTCATCACCGGCGAGCACCGTCTGCAGGGCGGTGGCCTGGGTCTTGCCGAGTTCGACACCCCACTGATCGAACGAGTCGATCCCCCACACGACGCCTTGGACGAAGGTCTGGTGCTCGTAGAAGGCGATGATCTGCCCCACCACCGAGGGGGTCAGT
This window contains:
- a CDS encoding WhiB family transcriptional regulator, whose protein sequence is MPALKLLYLPPPVAEEWDWQMDAACRDADGSLFFHPDNERGDARENRMASAKKVCARCPVREKCLQYALDSGERYGIWGGLTEDERTRVRRTRRRRTSR
- a CDS encoding SDR family oxidoreductase, which gives rise to MSSQNALSDRTMVISGASRGIGLAIAVAAARRGANVVLLAKTAEPHPKLKGTVHTAVADIEAAGGKAVAVVGDVRKEDDVQRAVDTALERFGGVDICVNNASAIATEPTESLSVKKYDLMQEINCRGTFLLSKAALPHLRESPNPHILTIAPPVNMNPHWLGVHPSYTLSKYGMSLLTLGFAAEYADAGVAANCLWPETYIATSAVANTPDGEALLAASRSPEIMADAAVEILSRPAKETTGQCFVDADVLAEAGVTDLSRYGGGDNPRWDFFLDKD
- a CDS encoding DMT family transporter — translated: MLSPDPRGLAWGLLGVAGFSLTVPLTRIAVESGAMSPLFVAAGRAVVAAVLAAPALALTGQRLPNTHQWRRIAVVTGGVVIGFPMLTSYALTTAPANHSAIVIAILPAATAVVAVLRAHERPPIPFWVAAGAGTVAVMAFAGLRGGGVAGFGRADLLLLGAVVAAAVGYAEGGLLAREIGAWQTISWALVLGSPLMVTLTLVSLADGVPQGGVTHWASFAYLGIVSMFLGFFAWYRGLAIGPMARVGQVQLTQPIMTVGWAAWLLGEPLTWAVVAGGAVVVLCAGTAVRVRRN
- a CDS encoding PLP-dependent aminotransferase family protein, whose product is MSNSSSSQLVAELTRWIATAAPGARLPSTRSLVAQYGVSPVTVQKALKTLQTRGLVESRTGVGTFVRQIRTSNTIDHSWQTEALGTAPPLPRASAALRTVPNDVITLHSGYPDRTLLPERLVRGAYSRASRSDAAVGRTPAAGLPELQAWFAAELTEATDARTAPPSAGDVIITPGSQSGLGSIFRALVGAGNPLVVESPTYWGAILAATKAGVQLVPVSSGPNGPDPDELARAFDRTRARAFYAQPNFANPTGAQWSSSTGDRVLDVVRNAGAFVIEDDWAHDFGISTESVPLFARDDSGHVVYVRSLTKSVAPSVRVAAIVARGPARERILADVQAESVYVSGVLQTVALDVVTQPAWQTHLRAVRRELESRRNLLASELRELAPDVDVDGLPPGGLNLWGRLPDDVDAEVVARECEAAGVLVAAGGEWFPAEPTGQYLRLNFAGPNPAAFREAARVIGRVVSGG